GGCTTAAAACTAGGAGTAGACGAAGGCTCAGTTGATGGAGAATGGTTTAAGAAACTAGTATTAGAGGATAAAGTTCCATCTTATATCCAAATAGTTGATGTAACAGCTCCAGAAGAGTTTAAATCAGGTCATTTAAAAGGTTCAATCAATATTGAAGCAGAAAAATTTAAAGCACAAGAATTTTTTGCAAAACTTCCAAAAGATAAAACAATTGTATTTAATTGTACTGCTGGAGGGAGGTCAATTGAAGCATGGAGTAAATTAAAAGATGCAAAGATAGATTTATCAGAAATATTCTATTTTGATGCAAATATTGATTGTAAAGGTACAGAGTGTAAAATAGAGGCTAATGAGCCTTTAGAGTAGACATAAAAAAAGGGATTGAAGAAAACTTCAATCCCTTTTTTAGTTTATGCAAATTTAATTATTTTAATGCATCTTTTGCAGAATTAACTAATGATACAAATGATGTATAATCATTCATAGCCATATCAGCTAAGATTTTTCTATCTAAAGTAATTCCAGCTATTTTTAATCCGTTCATGAATCTAGAATAGTTGATATCATTTAATCTACAAGCAGCATTGATTCTTACAATCCAAAGCTTTCTAATATCTCTTTTTTTCTGTCTTCTATCTCTGTATGCATATACCATTGAGTGTTCTAATTGCTCTTTGGCCTTTCTAAAATGCTTACTTCTACCACTAAAAAATCCTCTAGCAGCTTTTAATACTTTCTTATGTCTTCTTCTTCTAACTACACCAGTTTTAACTCTAGGCATGTATATTTCCTTTCTTTACCATTATTTTAAAAAATAATAAGGTGTCAACAAAATTGTTGAACTTTTCCACTTTTGTGGAGGGACTAAATAATCAATTATAAATGATTACGCTTTGTTTAACATTCTTTTAACTCTTGTTGAATCCACTTCTGCAACAGTTTGTGGTCCTCTAAGATTTCTTTTTCTCTTTTGAGACATTTTTGTTAAGATGTGACTTCTAAAAGCTGATCCTCTTTTAATAGAACCAT
This sequence is a window from Poseidonibacter parvus. Protein-coding genes within it:
- the rplT gene encoding 50S ribosomal protein L20; this encodes MPRVKTGVVRRRRHKKVLKAARGFFSGRSKHFRKAKEQLEHSMVYAYRDRRQKKRDIRKLWIVRINAACRLNDINYSRFMNGLKIAGITLDRKILADMAMNDYTSFVSLVNSAKDALK
- the rpmI gene encoding 50S ribosomal protein L35, which produces MPKMKTNSGALKRFKIKKNGSIKRGSAFRSHILTKMSQKRKRNLRGPQTVAEVDSTRVKRMLNKA